The DNA window GCGCGGGCCCGGGCGCTGCTCCAGGAAGCGGGGTGGGACTTCAACCGGACCATCATCCTGCGCGTTCCCACGGGGAACATCCTCCGCGAGCGGTCGGCGGACATCATCCGGGAGAACCTGGTGGCGGTGGGGATCAAGACGGAGATCCAGAAGTCCGACTTCCCGACGCACCTGTCGGCCCTGTACGCCAAGAACTACGACCTGGCCCTCGTCGGCTGGGCGGGACCCACCGACCCCGACGTCAGCTCCCAGTTCCGCACCGGCGGCCAGTACAACTTCACGCACCACAGCATTCCCCAGATGGACCAGCTCCTGGACGAGGGTGTCCGGACCGCCGATCCGGCCAAGCGCCGGGCGATCTACGACCGGTTCCAGGAGCTGTTTGCCGACGAACTGCCCTACGTCGTCCTGTACTATCCCAACGGCCGGGCGGCGGTGGCCCGACGGATGAGCAACGTGCTCTACGACGTGGCCGGCCTTTACGATTACCAGACCTACACCTGGGTCGCCGGGACGCAGTAGCCGCATCCGGGGGCGGAGAACACCTCCGCCCCCGGTCCTTCGGGAGAGGCGGATGAAGGCCGTCGTCATCAGAGAGCACGGGGGCCTCGACACTCTCCGTCTCGACGAGGTGCCCACCCCCCGGCCGGGGCCGGGTGAGGTGCTCCTCCGCGTCCGGGCCGTGGCCCTGAACAACATGGACGTCTGGGCCCGCAGCGGCCCGCCCGGCGGCCGCCCCATCTTCCCCTGGGGGCGCTGGAAGCTTCCGATGATCACCGGCGGCGACGTGGCCGGCGTGGTGGAGGAGGTGGGGACCGGGGTGACGGAGGTCGCGCCGGGCGACCGCGTGGTCGTCAACCCCATCCTCTCCTGCGGCCGCTGCGCCTTCTGTCTGGCCGGCGAGCAGTCCATGTGCCCGGAGTACCGCATCTTCGGCGAGCACCGTCCGGGCGGGATGGCGGAGTACACCGTGGTCCCCGCCGCCAACGCCCTGCGCATTCCGGACGGCGTCACTTTCGAGGCGGCCGCGGCGGCGCCGGCCTGCTACACGACGGCCTGGCGCGGGCTTATCACGGCCGGTCGCCTGCAGGCCGGGGAGGAGCTGCTCGTTGTGGGCGCCTCCGGGGGCGTGGGCACGGCGGCGCTGACCATCGGCCGCTTCGCCGGGGCCCGGGTCTTCGCCCTCGTGGGGAATGCGGAGAAGGCGGCGAAGGCCGAGCGGCTCGGGGCGACTCCCATCAACCGCTCAGAGCACCCGAAGTTCAGCGAGCGCGTGCGGGAACTGACCGGGACCGGTGTGCACATGGTCTCCGACCCGGTCGGCGCGGCCACCTGGCCGGAGTCGATCCGCAGCCTGCGGCCCGGCGGGCGGATGGTGATCTGCGGCGCCAGCGGCGGCGAGCGGCCGGACTTCGACATCCGCGAACTCTACCAGCGTCACCGCCGGATTCTCGGCGCGCCGATGGGAAACGTGACGGACTTCCTCACCGTGATGGGGCTGATCTTCCGCGGCGCCATCACCCCGGTGATCCACACCGTCCTCCCCCTGGCCGAGGTCCGCGAGGCCCACCGGATCTTCGAGTCGCGGGAGCACTTCGGGAAGATCGTGTTGGTGCCGTGACCCCGGTGCCGGCGGTCGGCGTCGGGGTGCGCATCACCCGGACGGCACCAGGCGGGCGGGCAGGCGGTCGGCCAGTTCGCCCAGGTCCCTTACCCGCGGGGTGTACTCCGGGTGGTCGCCGAAGCGATCCAGCAGGATGCCGGCCAGCCCGGCCCGGGCGGCGGCCTCCACGTCCCGCTCGACGTCGTCGCCGACGCTGACCGCCTCTTCCGGCCGGAGACCGCAGCGCCGGAGGGCGATCTCGAACAGGCGCGGATCCGGTTTCCAGATCCCTTCCACCGACGACGTGACCACGGCGGTGAAGTAGAAGCGCAGGCCCAGGTGATCCAGCACCTCCTCGAGCGAGGGTTCCCAGTTGGAGACCACGGCCAGCTGGTACCCGCGGCGCCGCAGCCGGTGCATCGCCGGCCGGACGTCGCGGAACACCTTCAGCAGCCACCAGCTCTCGCTGAACCACCGCCCCAGGCGGTCGGCGAGATCGCGGCGCTGCGGAAGGAGGAGGTCCAGCAGATCACGCGCCACCGCCCGCCACAGACGGCGTTCCTGTTCTACGGTGCGGATGGTGTCCATGACCGACCGGTAACGCAGGTTCAGCGCCTCCAGCGCCTCCGCGATCCGGTCGCGCCGCACGATCTCGTCGTGTTCGATGAAGAAGTCCTGGAGCAGGATCCGCAGCGGTCGGCGGTAGGCGATCAACGTGTCGCCGGCATCGAAGAAGATGGTGCGGACCGACGGGGGGATCAGCGCCGGTCCCTCCGCATCGGCCGGAGAACGGTGAGACAGATCCCGCGCATCGGGCAGTCCGCGCAGCGCGGAGCGCGGGCCCTGCACACCGTGGCCCCGAAATCCATCAGGGCCTGGTTGAAGTTGTAGCCGTCGCTGGCGGGGAGCAGCTCCGCGGCCAGGGTCCACAGCAGCCGGTCCGCCGTGGGCCGGTCGCGGAAGAAGACGCGTCGCAGCACCCGGCGGACATTCGTCTCCAGGATCGGGGTCGGTTTCCCAAAGGCGAAGGTCAGCAGCGCGCCGGCGGTGTACGGGCCGATCCCCTTAAGGCGCAGCAGCTCCTCGCGGGTCCGCGGCAGCCGGCCGTCGTGTTCCCGGATCGCGGCGCGGGCGATCGCCCGCAGCCGCAGCGGTCTGATGTTGTAGCCCAGCGGATACCAGGCCTCGCGGACCTCGCGTGCGGGCGCGCGGGCCAGGGCTTCGAGCGACGGGTAGCGCCGCAGAAACTCTCGATACTTCGGCAGCACCCGCTCCACCTGGGTCTGCTGGAGCATGACCTCGGAGACAAGGATCCGGTAGGGGTCGCGGGTGCGCCGCCACGGCAGATCCCGACCGTGGCGGGCGTACCAGCGGAGCAGGCGGCGGACAAAGGTCCGCCGGCGGTTCAGGTCCGACCCGGCCGCGGTCTGCGGTGCCATTGCCAGAGCAGCAACAGGGCGAGCAGGATCGGGATCGCCGCCGCCCACACCGCCGGAGCTCCCCCGCGCGCCGCGGCCCGGGGTCCGGCCAGGGTGGCGAAGCGGAGGAGACGCCGCTGTCCGATGACCTGGGTCCACATCAGATCGACGTACGCGCCGCGGGCGGCGACGACAGGGTCGGTGTTAGTTCCTTCCGCGGTTAGGCGTTCCGTCCCCTGCCAGACTCGGTCGCGGCGGCGCAGGTACAGCTGCCCCCGGCTGGACCAGACGGCGTAGACCCGGCCGCCGTCGTCCACGGCGACCGCCGGCGTGGAGGCGTCCTGGCCCTCCGGCGAGATCGGCTGCCGGGCGATCCAGCGCGTGCGTCGCTCGGCGAAGTAGACGCGCGTGGGCCGGCCGCGGTGTTCCCAGACGACGTAGACGCGGCCGTCCGGATGGGCGGCGAGGGCGACGGCGAAGGCGTCGGCCTCGCCGGCGCTGACCTGCTCCGGGAACTCCCACTCCCCGCTCCGCCGCGCGTACCTTACCTGATAGACGTTGCCGTCGAGCTGATACCAGGCGCTGTGCAGGGTGCCGGATCTATCCGCTGCCAGCGCCGGGTTGATCGAGTCGGGCAGTCCGGGCGAGATGACCACGGGGCTGCTCCACCGGCCTCCGACCCAGCCGCTGTAGAGAATCTCGTAGACCGAGCCGTGGCGCGTCGCCGCCGGCGGCGCCTGGCGACGGATGCCGTACCAGACGACGTGCGGGGCGCCGGCCGGATCCACGGCCAGGGCGGGGATGCCGGCGTATTCATTTCCCGGCGAGATCTTCAGCGGCGGGCTCCAGCGCCGCCCGTCGAATCGGCTGTAGTAGATGTGGCCGATCGGTTCGTAGGTGGTCCAGGCCAGGTGGAGGTCGCCGTTGGGGCCGGCGGCCAGGGTGGGGTAGCGCGAGGCCGCCGGCCCTGCGGTGTGCCGACGCACCCGCCAGCTGCGGCCGTCGTCGGTGGAGGACGCGACGTGGACCTGGTCGGTCCCCCCTACCGACTTGACGAAGGCCAGGTGGAGGCTGCCGTTGGGGTCGCGGGCGATCTTGGGCTGGCTGGCCCACTCCGTGGTGTCCTCGGACACGTCGGCGGCGACAATCGTCTGGGCCGGCGCGGGGTGTGCTGCGGCGAGCAAGAGGAGGGCAGGGAGCAGGCGGAGGAAGGCGGTCACGCTAGAGACAATTCACATGGATGTGCAGGCATCCTTCCGCACCGGCCGTGCGCCGGTGTTTTCACCCCGGGGGATCATCGCCACGGGCCATCCCCTCGCCTCCGCTGCGGGGCTGCACGTCCTGATGCGGGGCGGTAACGCGGTGGATGCCGCGCTGGCCGCCGCCGGCGTCCTCGGGGTCGTCCAGCCCATGATGTCGGGGCTCGGCGGCGATACCTTCATCGTGCTGTGGCGGGCGGCGGAGCGCAGGGCCGTCGCCCTCAACGGCAGCGGCGTTGCGCCCTACGCGGCCACGGCGGAGTGGTTCCGCTCCCGCGGCTACACGACGATGCCCCTGCGCGGGATGCTCTCCGTCTCCGTGCCCGGCGCGGTGGATGCCATGACCGTGGCCCTGGCGCGGTGGGGCTCCGGGCGCTTCACCCTGGGGCAACTGCTCGAGCCGGCGATGGAGTATGCCGCGCACGGCTTTCCGGTCGCCGAGCGGGTCGCGCAGTGGATTCGCCAGTCGGCGGATGTGCTGGCCCGGTATCCGTCGTCGGCCCGCATCTACCTGCCGGACGGGCGGACGCCGCAGACCGGTCAGACGCTGAGAAATCCCGATCTCGCCCGCAGCCTTCGGCTTGTGGCCGAGGGCGGGGCGGAGGTGTTCTACCGGGGAGAGCTGGCCCGTCGGCTGGTCCGCTACTGTCGGGAGCACGGGGGGTTGCTGGGGGAGCGCGAGTTCGCCGAGCACGTTTCGGAGGTCTACGAGCCGATCCGGACCACCTACCGGGGGATCACGGTATGCACGACCGCGCCCCCCTCCCAGGGCGTCATCCTCCTGGAGATGCTGAACATCCTGGAGGGATTCCCGCCCGAGGAGCTGCGCTGGGGCGCGGCGCGGGCCGTCCACCTGATGGTGGAGGCGAAGAAACTGGCCGTGGCCGACCGCCTGGCCTATCTGGGCGACCCGCGCCAGGTCAGGAATCCCCTCGATACGCTCCTCTCAAAGGAGTTTGCCTCCCGTCGTCGGCGGGCCATCGATCCGGGGCGGGCGCAGGCCGTCGCTTCCGCCGGCGCCCTCCCCGAGACGGTCGGGGACACGACCTATCTCTGCGCCGCAGACGCCGAAGGCAACGTGGTGTCTTTCATCACGAGCCTGTCCGCCATCTTCGGCTGCGGTGAGGTGGTCGAAGGCACGGGCATCCTGCTCAACAACCGCGCCGGCCGCGGCTTCACGCTGGAAGAGGGTCATCCCAACTGCATCGCACCCGGCAAACGGACGATGCACACCCTGATGCCGTTCCTGGCGTTGCGGGAGGACGCTCCCTGGCTGGCCTGGGGCACGCCCGGCGGCGACGGCCAGCCCCAGTGGAACCTGCAGGCCTTCTCGGCGGTCGTGGACAGCGGCATTCCCCTGCAGGCGGCCGTCGAACTGCCGCGCTGGACCAGTTTCCCCACCACCGACCCCGCCATCCTGCCCGCGCCCTTCGAGCTGCGGGCCGAAACCGGCTTCCCGGAGGGGACGCTCCGGGAGCTCGAGGCGATGGGACACGCCGTGCGGCACCCGGAGCCGGACGACCAGCCCGGCGGGATGCAGGCCCTCCTGCTCGGCGACGGCGTCTACATCGGCGCCTCCGATCCCCGCGTGGACGGCTGCGCCGTGGGATTCTGAGCGGGCGGAGGAACAGAGGGAGAGCGCATGGAGGAGAGTCGCCCATGAAGGAGATCCGCCGGGAGCGGACGCTGGTCTTTCTGAAGCCCGACGGCGTGCAGCGCGGACTCATCGGCGAAGTGCTGGCCCGGTTCGAGCGCGCCGGGCTGAAGGTTGTGGCCCTGAAGATGCTCTGGCCCGATCGGGACCTGCTGGACCGCCATTACCCGAAAGATGAATCCTTCCTGGCCACGATTGGGGGGAAGACGAAGGAAGCCTTCGCCGCCTACGGCCTGGATGTGCGCCGGGAGACCGGAACCGACGACCCGCTGGCCATCGGCCGCCAGGTGCGGGGGTGGCTGATCGACTACGTCTCCTCCGGGCCCGTCGCCGCCTTCGTCCTGGAGGGCATCCACGCCGTGAGCGTCGTGCGCAAGCTCGTCGGGGACACCCTGCCTTTTCGCGCCGCGCCGGGCACCATTCGCGGGGACTACTCCATCGATTCGCCGACGGTGGCCAACCTCATGAAGCGGCCCGTGCGCAACCTCATCCACGCCTCCGGTTCTCCGGAAGAAGCCGCCCAGGAGATCTCCCTGTGGTTCGGCGCGGACGAGATCTTCGACTACCCGCGGGCGGACGAGCGGGCGATGTTCGGCTAGTCGTCTTCGCAGCGCAGGGCCTTCTCCGTCGAAGCAGGAGCGGTCTCCCCGGGGCGAGAACGGCCAGACCCAATCGGGACGAGGCGGCTCGGAAGGATGCGGGTGAAGGGAGGGCGTCATGGCGCCAGTGGATCTGCCGGCCATCGCCGTCCCGCTCATCGACCGAGAGGCGGAACTTGCCGCAGCCCGGGCGGCCCTGCTGAGTGACGACATCCGCCTGCTGACCCTGACCGGCGCGCCCGGCGTGGGGAAGACGCGTCTGGCGATGGCGGCGGCCGCCGAGGTGGCGGGGGCGTATGCCGACGGCGCAGTGTTCGTCGATCTGACCCCGATCACCGATCATGCGCAGGTGAGCCGGGCCGTAGCCGGGCGCCTGGGCCTCCGTCCGCACACCGCCCAACCGGCGCTGGACTTGCTCACCCAGGTGCTGAGGGAGCAGCACCTCTTGCTGGTCCTGGACGGTTTCGAGCACGTGGTGGACGCCGCTCCCGACGTGGCCGTCATGGTTGCGGCAGCGCCCGGCTTGAAGGTGTTGGTGACCAGCCGCGAGCCGCTGCGCATAAGCTGGGAGCATCAGCTTGTCGTCCCGCCTCTCGGGGTTCCCGATCTCAGCCGCCCGCTGGACACCGCCGTGGTGGCGGCATCGCCCGCGGTCATGCTCTTCGTGGTCCGAGCTCAGGCGGTTGACCGTGCGTTCACCCTGAACCCCGCCAACGCGCGGGCCGTCGCCGAAATCTGCGTGGGTCTGGACGGCCTGCCTCTGGCGCTGGAGCTGGCCGCCGCGCAGGTCAAGACGCTCTCCCCGGAGGCGATCCGCGACCGCCTGGACCACCGGTTGACCTTGTTGCACCGGGCGGTGCGCGACCTGCCGGCCCGGCACCATACGCTGCGGGCGGCCGTGGGGTGGAGTTACTCCCGGCTGGATCCAGGGCAGCAGGCGCTTTTCCGCCGCCTGGCCGTGTTCGTGGGCGGGGTTCCCCTGGAGGGAGCCGAGGCTGTGTGTGGGGACCTCCAGGTGGACGTGCTCGACGGACTTGCCTCCCTGGTGGACAGGAGCCTCCTGCAGCGGGAGGAGCACCCCGAGGGGGCTCCGCGCTTTCGGATGCTGGAAACGCTCCGCGAGTTCGCCCTGGAACAGCTGGCGGTCAGCGGGGAACTGGACACAGTCTGGCGCCGCCACGCCGAGTTCTACCTTTCCCTGGTGGAGCGGGCCGCACCTGAACTGACCGGCCGGGAGCAGGGACAGTGGCTTGACCGCATGGAGCGCGAGTACCCCAACATCCGTGCCGCCCTGAACCGGGCACGGGAAGCTGGCGACGCCGCGCTCCTCCCCCGGTTCGTCGCCGCGCTCTGGCGTTTCTGGAACGTGCGCGGCTACTGGGTCGAAGGACGCACCTGGACGGCGGCCGCCCTGCCTCTCGTCCCGACGGACTCCGGGGCGCTGCGCCTGCGGGTCCTGCACGGTTCGTCCGTGCTTGCCTGGCGGGCTCGCGAATATGCCGCGGCGGCCGCCCTGGCCGAGGAGACCGCCGCCCTGGCCAGGCGGCTGGGAGACGGCCAGACCCTGGCGCATGCCCTCCGCATACTGTCCCTGATCGATCGAGACCGGCGTGAGCTGAGGCGAGCCCAGGAGCTGGCCGCGCAGAGCCTGAGGCTTTTCGAGGACCTGCAGGACCGACAGGGGCTGGCCACGGCCGCGCGCCTGCTGGGACTGGTGTACATCGAGACGGGCGAGTTCCGCGGCGCCCGGGACCTCTTCGAACGCAGCCTTACCCTTTCCAGGGAGCTCGGCGACGACCGCGGCGCGACCTGGTCCACCTACGGCGTGGCCGCCGTCGCGCTGGCCGAGGGTAACCTCGTCCAGGCCGCGGCCCTGGGCGAGGCGTGCCTGCGGGCATTCGAGGCGCGGGCTGAACGGGACGGCGTGGCCCAGGCGCTGGTCCACCTGGGACGCGTCGCCCTCGCCCGCGGCAGCCATGGGGAGGCCGAGCGACTCCAGAGCGAGGCTCTGCACATCCGCCGGTTCCTGGGGGATCCTGTCCTGATCGCTTCTTCCCAGCGGGAGCTCGCCGTGATCGCCCAGGACGCGGGGGCCGACGGGCGGGCCCTGGGCCTCTACCGGGAATCTCTGGAGGCCTTCGAGCGCGCCGGCGACAGGCTGGGGATCGCGCGCTGCCTGGAGGGACTGGCGGTGCTGGCGGCGGACAACGCCCAGGCCCACCAGGCGGCCAGGCTCTTCGGTGCCGCCGATGCGCTGTTGGATCGGATCGGCGTCGTCCGGCGGCCCGGCTGGTTCCCGGCGCAGGTGCGTCCCGAGCGGGTGACACGCGCGCATTCCGCCGTACAGAGGGAACTTGGCGCGGAAGCCTTCAGTCGCGCAGCGGCCGCGGGGGCAGGGCTCTCCGTCAGCGTGGCGGTGGCCGAGGCCATGGGGGTGGCTGTCCGCCAGCCCGCGCCGGGAGGCCCGCCGCGGATCGGGTCCCTGACCCGGCGGGAGCTGGAGGTCGCCGGCCTGGTGGCCCTGGGGCTGTCGAACCGCGAGATCGCCGGGCGGCTCTTCATCAGCGAGCACACGGCTGCCACCCACGTCCAGCACATCCTGGACAAACTGGACCTCTCCTCCCGCGCCCAGATCGCCGCCTGGGCCGTCGAGCAGGGAATCAAGCCGCCAGCCTGACCCTCCCCGCCGACACCGGTCAGAAAAATCATCATTCGGATACTGATTCCTGGTGATGCCGCCGGGGGCCCGGCGGCCTTAACCTGTGGGGCGGCGTCACAGGAGAGAGAACGATGGAGACGCTGTCCGCCATTCTCAGAGTGGTCCACATCGTCAACGCCGTCCTGATGGCGTGGCCCTACGCAGGTCTGAACGCTCTTCCCGCTGTGGCTGACGGTGGTGTTGATTGCCGCCAGCGCTGTCTTTGCGTGGCGGGCTTACCAGAGTGTCACGCCCTACGGATGGGCGTAAGAAGGTCGGAGGCATGAGACCGGCGGTGATCATGTTCCTGGTGTGGGTGAGCGCGGAGCTGACCAGCGGGATGGCAGCGGCCGGAGCACCGCCTCCCGCCGCGCTA is part of the Armatimonadota bacterium genome and encodes:
- a CDS encoding tetratricopeptide repeat protein produces the protein MAPVDLPAIAVPLIDREAELAAARAALLSDDIRLLTLTGAPGVGKTRLAMAAAAEVAGAYADGAVFVDLTPITDHAQVSRAVAGRLGLRPHTAQPALDLLTQVLREQHLLLVLDGFEHVVDAAPDVAVMVAAAPGLKVLVTSREPLRISWEHQLVVPPLGVPDLSRPLDTAVVAASPAVMLFVVRAQAVDRAFTLNPANARAVAEICVGLDGLPLALELAAAQVKTLSPEAIRDRLDHRLTLLHRAVRDLPARHHTLRAAVGWSYSRLDPGQQALFRRLAVFVGGVPLEGAEAVCGDLQVDVLDGLASLVDRSLLQREEHPEGAPRFRMLETLREFALEQLAVSGELDTVWRRHAEFYLSLVERAAPELTGREQGQWLDRMEREYPNIRAALNRAREAGDAALLPRFVAALWRFWNVRGYWVEGRTWTAAALPLVPTDSGALRLRVLHGSSVLAWRAREYAAAAALAEETAALARRLGDGQTLAHALRILSLIDRDRRELRRAQELAAQSLRLFEDLQDRQGLATAARLLGLVYIETGEFRGARDLFERSLTLSRELGDDRGATWSTYGVAAVALAEGNLVQAAALGEACLRAFEARAERDGVAQALVHLGRVALARGSHGEAERLQSEALHIRRFLGDPVLIASSQRELAVIAQDAGADGRALGLYRESLEAFERAGDRLGIARCLEGLAVLAADNAQAHQAARLFGAADALLDRIGVVRRPGWFPAQVRPERVTRAHSAVQRELGAEAFSRAAAAGAGLSVSVAVAEAMGVAVRQPAPGGPPRIGSLTRRELEVAGLVALGLSNREIAGRLFISEHTAATHVQHILDKLDLSSRAQIAAWAVEQGIKPPA
- a CDS encoding HAD-IIIA family hydrolase, encoding MQGPRSALRGLPDARDLSHRSPADAEGPALIPPSVRTIFFDAGDTLIAYRRPLRILLQDFFIEHDEIVRRDRIAEALEALNLRYRSVMDTIRTVEQERRLWRAVARDLLDLLLPQRRDLADRLGRWFSESWWLLKVFRDVRPAMHRLRRRGYQLAVVSNWEPSLEEVLDHLGLRFYFTAVVTSSVEGIWKPDPRLFEIALRRCGLRPEEAVSVGDDVERDVEAAARAGLAGILLDRFGDHPEYTPRVRDLGELADRLPARLVPSG
- the ggt gene encoding gamma-glutamyltransferase, which codes for MDVQASFRTGRAPVFSPRGIIATGHPLASAAGLHVLMRGGNAVDAALAAAGVLGVVQPMMSGLGGDTFIVLWRAAERRAVALNGSGVAPYAATAEWFRSRGYTTMPLRGMLSVSVPGAVDAMTVALARWGSGRFTLGQLLEPAMEYAAHGFPVAERVAQWIRQSADVLARYPSSARIYLPDGRTPQTGQTLRNPDLARSLRLVAEGGAEVFYRGELARRLVRYCREHGGLLGEREFAEHVSEVYEPIRTTYRGITVCTTAPPSQGVILLEMLNILEGFPPEELRWGAARAVHLMVEAKKLAVADRLAYLGDPRQVRNPLDTLLSKEFASRRRRAIDPGRAQAVASAGALPETVGDTTYLCAADAEGNVVSFITSLSAIFGCGEVVEGTGILLNNRAGRGFTLEEGHPNCIAPGKRTMHTLMPFLALREDAPWLAWGTPGGDGQPQWNLQAFSAVVDSGIPLQAAVELPRWTSFPTTDPAILPAPFELRAETGFPEGTLRELEAMGHAVRHPEPDDQPGGMQALLLGDGVYIGASDPRVDGCAVGF
- a CDS encoding nucleoside-diphosphate kinase; protein product: MKEIRRERTLVFLKPDGVQRGLIGEVLARFERAGLKVVALKMLWPDRDLLDRHYPKDESFLATIGGKTKEAFAAYGLDVRRETGTDDPLAIGRQVRGWLIDYVSSGPVAAFVLEGIHAVSVVRKLVGDTLPFRAAPGTIRGDYSIDSPTVANLMKRPVRNLIHASGSPEEAAQEISLWFGADEIFDYPRADERAMFG
- a CDS encoding sialidase family protein, which encodes MTAFLRLLPALLLLAAAHPAPAQTIVAADVSEDTTEWASQPKIARDPNGSLHLAFVKSVGGTDQVHVASSTDDGRSWRVRRHTAGPAASRYPTLAAGPNGDLHLAWTTYEPIGHIYYSRFDGRRWSPPLKISPGNEYAGIPALAVDPAGAPHVVWYGIRRQAPPAATRHGSVYEILYSGWVGGRWSSPVVISPGLPDSINPALAADRSGTLHSAWYQLDGNVYQVRYARRSGEWEFPEQVSAGEADAFAVALAAHPDGRVYVVWEHRGRPTRVYFAERRTRWIARQPISPEGQDASTPAVAVDDGGRVYAVWSSRGQLYLRRRDRVWQGTERLTAEGTNTDPVVAARGAYVDLMWTQVIGQRRLLRFATLAGPRAAARGGAPAVWAAAIPILLALLLLWQWHRRPRPGRT
- a CDS encoding alcohol dehydrogenase catalytic domain-containing protein → MKAVVIREHGGLDTLRLDEVPTPRPGPGEVLLRVRAVALNNMDVWARSGPPGGRPIFPWGRWKLPMITGGDVAGVVEEVGTGVTEVAPGDRVVVNPILSCGRCAFCLAGEQSMCPEYRIFGEHRPGGMAEYTVVPAANALRIPDGVTFEAAAAAPACYTTAWRGLITAGRLQAGEELLVVGASGGVGTAALTIGRFAGARVFALVGNAEKAAKAERLGATPINRSEHPKFSERVRELTGTGVHMVSDPVGAATWPESIRSLRPGGRMVICGASGGERPDFDIRELYQRHRRILGAPMGNVTDFLTVMGLIFRGAITPVIHTVLPLAEVREAHRIFESREHFGKIVLVP
- a CDS encoding A/G-specific adenine glycosylase; this translates as MAPQTAAGSDLNRRRTFVRRLLRWYARHGRDLPWRRTRDPYRILVSEVMLQQTQVERVLPKYREFLRRYPSLEALARAPAREVREAWYPLGYNIRPLRLRAIARAAIREHDGRLPRTREELLRLKGIGPYTAGALLTFAFGKPTPILETNVRRVLRRVFFRDRPTADRLLWTLAAELLPASDGYNFNQALMDFGATVCRARAPRCADCPMRGICLTVLRPMRRDRR